From one Asterias amurensis chromosome 10, ASM3211899v1 genomic stretch:
- the LOC139943205 gene encoding SH3 domain-containing YSC84-like protein 1 has protein sequence MSSHEGKDRDKQKGSIVRRGFRSLSFRKPKKKTKSTANDCVDGRHSRHRHSASELTNNNNSSGSASMHSGVALLPFNAILPCDLTFKAGDRIDILTQTENCYDWWEGRLNGRTGIFPANYIKVLH, from the exons ATGAGCAGCCATGAAGGAAAGGATAGAGACAAACAGAAGGGAAGTATCGTTCGCAGGGGCTTCCGAAGTCTCAGTTTCCGCAAACCAAAAA aaAAGACAAAATCAACAGCAAACGACTGCGTAGATGGTAGACATTCCAGACATCGCCATTCTGCATCAG AGCTGACCAATAACAACAATAGCTCCGGCAGTGCATCCATGCATTCAGGCGTAGCCCTCCTTCCCTTTAATGCAATTCTTCCCTGTGACCTCACCTTCAAAGCTGGAGACCGTATCGACATTCTGACGCAAACCGAGAATTGTTACGACTGGTGGGAAGGTAGGCTTAACGGCAGGACAGGGATCTTTCCCGCGAATTACATCAAAGTTTTgcattaa